One genomic window of Numida meleagris isolate 19003 breed g44 Domestic line chromosome 1, NumMel1.0, whole genome shotgun sequence includes the following:
- the LOC110392023 gene encoding olfactory receptor 51M1-like produces MYPRNSSQALPFLLAGLPGMARFHHWLFLPFCLIYLVAVLGNGTILLVVRVHRQLHQPMYYLLLMLATTDLGLTLSTLPTVLRVFWLGAMEISFPACLIQMFCIHVFSFMESSVLLAMAFDRYVAICCPLRYSSILTGARVAQIGLGIICRCTLSLLPLICLLTWLPFCRSHVLSHPYCLHQDIIRLACTDATLNSLYGLTLVLVVLLDSVLIALSYVVIIRTVLGITSREEQAKALNTCVSHFCAVLIFYIPLAGLSIIHRYGRNAPPISHVVMANVYLFVPPILNPILYSMKSKAIRKGLLGLLCQRATWPGHAQNS; encoded by the coding sequence ATGTACCCCAGGAACAGCAGCCAAGCTCTGCCTTTCCTGCTGGCAGGCCTTCCCGGGATGGCTCGATTCCACCACTGGCTGTTCCTCCCTTTCTGTCTCATCTATCTGGTTGCAGTGCTGGGAAATGGCACCATCCTGCTGGTTGTGAGAGTGCATCGCCAGCTCCACCAGCCCATGTACTATTTGCTTTTGATGCTGGCCACCACAGACCTGGGCCTGACTCTGTCCACCCTGCCCACCGTGTTGCGCGTCTTCTGGTTGGGTGCCATGGAAATCAGCTTCCCCGCCTGCCTCATCCAGATGTTCTGCATCCACGTCTTTTCCTTCATGGAGTCTTCGGTGCTTCTGGCCATGGCCTTTGATCGCTACGTGGCCATCTGCTGCCCACTGAGGTACTCCTCCATCCTCACCGGTGCCAGGGTTGCACAGATTGGACTGGGGATCATCTGCCGATGCACACTGTCGCTTCTCCCATTAATCTGCCTCCTGACGTGGCTGCCTTTCTGCAGGTCACATGTGCTTTCTCACCCCTACTGTCTGCACCAGGATATCATACGGCTGGCGTGCACAGATGCCACCCTGAACAGCCTGTATGGCTTAACCTTGGTGCTGGTCGTGCTCCTGGACTCTGTGCTCATCGCATTGTCCTACGTCGTGATCATTAGGACTGTGCTAGGCATCACCTCCAGAGAGGAGCAGGCCAAAGCCCTGAACACTTGTGTctctcacttctgtgctgtcCTGATCTTCTACATCCCTTTGGCTGGCCTGTCCATTATACACCGGTACGGGAGGAATGCTCCACCTATTAGCCATGTTGTCATGGCCAATGTCTACCTCTTTGTCCCACCTATATTGAACCCAATCCTCTACAGCATGAAAAGCAAGGCCATTCGCAAAGGCCTCCTGGGGCTCCTGTGTCAGAGAGCAACCTGGCCTGGCCATGCCCAGAACagctag
- the LOC110392012 gene encoding hemoglobin subunit rho has translation MVHWSAEEKQLITSVWGKVNVEECGAEALARLLIVYPWTQRFFDNFGNLSSPTAIIGNPKVRAHGKKVLSSFGEAVKNLDNIKNTYAKLSELHCEKLHVDPENFRLLGNILIIVLAAHFTKDFTPTCQAVWQKLVSVVAHALAYKYH, from the exons ATGGTGCACTGGTCCGCTGAGGAGAAGCAGCTCATCACCAGCGTCTGGGGCAAAGTCAACGTGGAGGAATGCGGCGCCGAAGCCCTGGCCAG gctgctgatCGTCTACCCCTGGACCCAGAGGTTCTTCGATAACTTCGGGAACCTCTCCAGCCCCACCGCCATCATTGGTAACCCCAAGGTCCGCGCTCATGGTAAGAAAGTGCTGAGCTCCTTTGGGGAAGCCGTGAAGAACCTGGACAACATCAAGAACACCTACGCCAAGCTGTCGGAGCTGCACTGCGAGAAGCTGCACGTGGATCCCGAGAACTTCAGG ctcctggggAACATCCTCATCATCGTGCTGGCCGCGCACTTCACCAAGGACTTCACCCCGACCTGCCAGGCTGTCTGGCAGAAGCTGGTCAGCGTGGTGGCCCATGCCCTGGCCTACAAGTACCACTGA
- the LOC110392046 gene encoding hemoglobin subunit epsilon, translated as MVHWSAEEKQLITSVWGKVNVEECGAEALARLLIVYPWTQRFFASFGNLSSPTAIMGNPRVRAHGKKVLSSFGEAVKNLDNIKNTYAKLSELHCDKLHVDPENFRLLGDILIIVLASHFARDFTPACQFAWQKLVNVVAHALARKYH; from the exons ATGGTGCACTGGTCCGCCGAGGAGAAGCAGCTCATCACCAGCGTCTGGGGCAAAGTCAACGTGGAGGAATGCGGCGCCGAAGCCCTGGCCAG gctgctgatCGTCTACCCCTGGACCCAGAGATTCTTTGCATCCTTTGGGAACCTCTCCAGCCCCACCGCCATCATGGGCAACCCCAGGGTCCGCGCTCATGGTAAGAAAGTGCTGAGCTCCTTTGGGGAAGCCGTGAAGAACCTGGACAACATCAAGAACACCTACGCCAAGCTGTCGGAGCTGCACTGTGACAAGCTGCACGTGGACCCCGAGAACTTCAGG ctcctgggggaCATCCTGATCATCGTCCTGGCCTCCCACTTTGCGAGGGATTTCACCCCCGCCTGCCAGTTTGCCTGGCAGAAGCTGGTCAACGTCGTGGCTCACGCTCTGGCCCGCAAGTaccactga
- the LOC110392040 gene encoding hemoglobin subunit beta/beta'-like has product MVHWSAEEKQLITGLWGKVNVADCGAEALARLLIVYPWTQRFFASFGNLSSPTAILGNPMVRAHGKKVLTSFGEAVKNLDNIKKSFAQLSKLHCEKLHVDPENFRLLGDILIIVLASHFGKDFTPASQAAWQKMVRVVAHALAHEYH; this is encoded by the exons ATGGTGCACTGGTCTGCTGAGGAGAAGCAGCTCATCACCGGCCTCTGGGGCAAGGTCAATGTGGCCGACTGCGGGGCTGAAGCCCTGGCCAG gctgctgatTGTCTACCCCTGGACCCAGAGGTTCTTTGCATCCTTTGGGAACCTCTCCAGCCCCACCGCCATCCTTGGCAACCCCATGGTCCGCGCCCACGGCAAAAAAGTGCTCACCTCCTTTGGGGAGGCTGTGAAGAACCTGGACAACATCAAGAAGAGCTTTGCCCAGCTGAGCAAACTTCACTGCGAGAAGCTGCATGTGGACCCCGAGAACTTCAGG CTCCTCGGGGACATCCTCATCATCGTCCTGGCCTCCCACTTCGGCAAGGACTTCACTCCTGCCAGCCAGGCTGCCTGGCAGAAGATGGTGCGTGTGGTGGCCCATGCGCTGGCCCACGAGTACCActga
- the LOC110392034 gene encoding hemoglobin subunit beta, protein MVHWSAEEKQLITGLWGKVNVAECGAEALARLLIVYPWTQRFFASFGNLSSPTAILGNPMVRAHGKKVLTSFGDAVKNLDNIKNTFSQLSELHCDKLHVDPENFRLLGDILIIVLAAHFSKDFTPECQAAWQKLVRVVAHALARKYH, encoded by the exons ATGGTGCACTGGTCTGCTGAGGAGAAGCAGCTCATCACCGGCCTCTGGGGCAAGGTCAATGTGGCCGAATGTGGGGCTGAAGCCCTGGCCAG gctgctgatCGTCTACCCCTGGACCCAGAGGTTCTTTGCATCCTTTGGGAACCTCTCCAGCCCCACCGCCATCCTTGGCAACCCCATGGTCCGCGCCCACGGCAAGAAAGTGCTCACCTCCTTTGGGGATGCTGTGAAGAACCTGGACAACATCAAGAACACCTTTTCCCAACTGTCCGAGCTGCACTGTGACAAGCTGCATGTGGACCCCGAGAACTTCAGG CTCCTGGGTGACATTCTCATCATCGTCCTGGCTGCCCACTTCAGCAAGGATTTCACTCCCGAATGCCAGGCTGCCTGGCAGAAGCTGGTCCGCGTGGTGGCCCACGCCCTGGCTCGCAAGTACCACTAA